The sequence ATGGAAGGGCTCTGGATCAAATGCGACGGATGCGGCGAGATCATCTACAAGCTCGACGTCGAGAAGAACCTCGAAGTCTGCCCCAAGTGCGACGAGCACTTCCCGTTCCCGGTGCGGAAGCGGCTCGAGCTCGTGCTCGATGCCGGCAGC comes from Deltaproteobacteria bacterium and encodes:
- a CDS encoding acetyl-CoA carboxylase carboxyl transferase subunit beta, whose amino-acid sequence is MAWYHRVPAPKLPPEQRKSRMEGLWIKCDGCGEIIYKLDVEKNLEVCPKCDEHFPFPVRKRLELVLDAGS